DNA sequence from the Candidatus Goldiibacteriota bacterium genome:
AAATAATAAAACAAAAAGGATATAATCATGCCGTATGCGAATGTGACGATGATTGAAACTGACCAGAAAGTAAGGATAGCCGTCACGTCGCCCGACAAGCCGAAAATACCGGAGAAAATTGAAAAAGAATGGATGCATATGTTGAATGATGCCGCATTCAGGCTTAAAGTTTCCACTGCGCTTATAACAAAAGTAGGGCATAAAGAGATAGAAATTTTCGTTAAAAATACAAATAAAAAAAATCCGTATGAGTTAAAAGGAAAAGCGCCGCTTGGTTCCGGATTGTATTGTGAAACGGTGCTTGCCAGAAATAAAGAACTTAGCGTGAATGACGCGGGCAGGCATCCGCAGTGGAAATTAAATCCGGGAATGAAATACAGCATGATATCGTATTACGGGCTGCCGATTAAATGGCCTGACGGTGAATTTTTTGGCACTATATGCATGCTTGAAACAAAACCTGTTTATTTTTCATCGGAATTAAAAAGGATTATTGGGGAATGCCGGATTGAAATTGAAAAGAATCTTGCCTGCCTTCTGGATGATATAAACGTAAGATAAAAACTATCTGTACTTGGACTTTTTGCCCCTGTTTTTCATGCGGCTGCTGGAAAAAACCAGATTAGAAGCTGAAGATGACGCGCTGAATTTTTCCGTGTTAACCGTGGGATGAGTGGAAAGCGG
Encoded proteins:
- a CDS encoding GAF domain-containing protein, which gives rise to MPYANVTMIETDQKVRIAVTSPDKPKIPEKIEKEWMHMLNDAAFRLKVSTALITKVGHKEIEIFVKNTNKKNPYELKGKAPLGSGLYCETVLARNKELSVNDAGRHPQWKLNPGMKYSMISYYGLPIKWPDGEFFGTICMLETKPVYFSSELKRIIGECRIEIEKNLACLLDDINVR